CCAGTAAGTTAACCATCATTGTCCCTTTGCAAGAACCGAGGGATGGATGGTTTATGTGTAAATCTGTGTAAAAGATTTGAACTTTCTTGCTGTTTTCGTTGAATACTTGTCAATTAGGAACAAGAGGGTATGCGTGGATTTGTCTTGTTGGATGGTTCAACTTCAAAGTGTGAATAGATCTCACTGTGCGACGAAAGAGAAGGTTTATTTGAGGGGTTTGTTCCACCGCCTAAGAGCTCTCATTGCCTTGAATTGTAGTCTTATCTTTGTTACAGGTACTGTGTGGTGCCCTGCCCTTGTGCTCGTTTTCTTGAATCTTTGTTTAAGACTTCTTCGAGGTGTATTCGAGGCCACCTTTCTTGCTTTTCACGCGAGCATGTCAGGGAACCACTGTCTAAGATTAATATAAATCACTGATTATAAGGCTCTCTGTTAGTTCATGCTTGTGATGAATACGGAttaaaaaatttggagacaAAGCCTGAAGCAACCTggaaacttaaattttcatgCTATTACAAACTGTCATGATGGATTATATCTTATCATggtagttaaaaaaaattgtgactCATGCCTGCATTTGCATTTATCTAGATGGAGCAATTCCTGCTGTCAAATTATCTACATACAGGCGCCGCTTAAATAATGCAGAGAACGAAGTAATATTACCATGTGCCTTTTCTCAAGACTTCTTTTTTATATCAGCAACAGTCATACTAAATTGCTGTCATAAGTTATGCAGGCCATTGCAGATGCTGCAAATCATTGTAAAGTATCGTCTATTAAAAGAAACATGGGATCTGAGTTTTCACGAATGATAAAGGAAGCCGAAGTTCTAGCTTTGGCGCTTGGTATTCCATGCCTGAATGGGTAAGTTACTAGGTTatgtgtaaattttaatttactgTTTCTCGTGTATAAGTGAACCTATTTATATTGGTTACATGATGAGGGCAAGAAGATTTGATTTTCACAAGAGATTTTATTACTCATCTTTCCATTGTGAAAGTTCTCGATGCGCACTTATAGCAATCTGTTTCTCCCAAAACATATGCAGACTTGAGGAGGCTGAAGCTCAATGTGCATTGCTAAACTCAGAATCGTTATGCGTTAGTTTCTCAAAAATCTGTACATTCGACActttaaatttaagattttttcaaatgtgCCCATTGGTGACTCTCTAACGGTGTTTCAATCATGTACcaaattattatgattatacaacctttatttcttcattatATGGTTCATCAGGATGGATGTTTCACGACAGATTCTGATGCTTTTTTGTTTGGGGCGAGAACGGTCTACAGAGATATTTGTCTTGGTGAGTGACAAGTTCCCTTTGTTTCAGTACATCTGCTATGATATACTTACGCTAATTCCTTTCTTTCATTCAGGTGAAGGTGGTTATGTTATTTGCTATGAAATGGATGATATTGAGAGATTTCTCGGATTTGGAAGGAATTCCTTGGTAATTTCACTTCTCTTGTGATGTAATTAAAGCCATGGAATTTTTGActaaatcttttttaaaatgttgTGACCTTCAGATTTCTCTAGCTGTTCTTCTAGGCAGTGATTATACACAAGGAGTTCGTGGTTTTGGACCGGTTAGGTTACGATATTTCTGTTCACCACATTTTACTACCAAAATCTGCCATTAGACTCCTTTACATgatattcctttttttttttttatgtaggAGTCAGCTTGTCAGTTTGTCAAATCTATCGGTGACTCCACTGTTCTTCGACGTCTTGCATTAGAGGGATTGTCAATTGTAAAGAAACAAAAGAGCTCCAAAAGAAAAGAACAAACTTTAACAAGCAAACATGAAGAGCACTTTGCCATTCTCAAGACTAATTTTGTTGGTTAGTTTATCAAGGCTGGTATTTATCATCTCTTAGGCCTCTATAGTTGTACGATCTTGACATTTTGTCGGATTTACGAAGACCCTGAGCCACACTAAGAATTCTCAACTTTCAACTGCAAAAATCTCCTCTCATGCATTTTATAGTTCCAATATGTTGCTACTACTATTCCTCCCATTAATATCACTACATGATTTAGGGAATGGGTGTAATTTGCCTATCGACaatcagtttttgaaagtgaTTGATGCATACTTGAAGCCAAAATGCCATTCTGCGGAATCAGTTGCCGTGCACAGGTTAGTTCAAATCATCTCTGACGTTGTGAATATGAGGCGTGGGGATCTGATCATTGAAGAAGCATGTTTGCAGGTGTAATGCTTTTCATTCAGTGACAatgaataaaatgaaaaaagaaatctTTCCTTCACCTCCATTATTTCATCTTTGCAGGGCTCTTTCTCTATATACCTTTGGTCGTAGCCAGTTGCATCAGATATGTGCTCAGTTTTTTGACTGGCCTCCAGAGAAAACAGGTTCTAACTTCTAACTTAGCAAACTACCACCACATGGTGAATGTATGTAGTTATAAGTGCATGCATGTGGTCTTTGAAACCGTCACATATACCAGTATTGAACATGTAGGTAAATGTTGTAATACAGACTGAAATCGAATGGagataaaaaatttcaatttatgaAATCTGTAAAATGGCAAGAATAAGTGagagaacaattttttttattaatgaaattTGTAAAATGGTAAAGTGATGCTCTACCACATTTGATTTCTGAAAGAGTGTGTATTTGTCGGCTCAGACGAATACATTCTTCCGAAGATCGCTGAAAGAGACTTGAGGCGATTCTCTAACCTTTGCTACACCTCATCACAACTTGGAGTCCATCTGCCTATAGACGAGGTAACAATCTTTTTGCAGCTTCTGAGCAACCTGGaggtttataaattttttgtttctcGATCTCACCTTGAGAGGATGAAATTGTTTCCAACTATACGTAAGTCCTGTTTTGGAGACCTCAAAATTTATGTTCAGTATCACCTTTTCATTGTTTTAATGAAGAGACCTACGTATGTGTCACTTGacttttgaaattatatttgtatttgTTCCAAACCTTGGAATCTTCATTTGAACTTGTATTGTTTTCAAGAAATAAAAGATGAATGGAATGATTTTTGCTCGTGATTGCAGATGCCAGTCAAGTGTCCTGTATCTAGCATTGTTAAGAAGAGAATATCTCGAGGAAGAGACTACTTTGAGGTTACTTGGGAAGACATGCATGGGCTCAAAGCATCTGTGGTACCTGCCGATCTTGTGGAGAGGTGAGACGGGCAATACCATGTACAAGTTTACGCATAGTAGTGGATCAATACCTTAGTTTAGGGAACGAGTGCTCTTACTTGCCATTTTTAACTACCATGCTTACAAGTGGGGTCTTTTTCATTTCTCCTTTCGTGTTAGTGCTTGTCCCGAAAAGATTATGGAATTTCATGAAAGGAAAGCTCAAGAGAAGAAACCGAAGCATAAGTCGAGGCCAAAGAAAGTAGGGAAGACAGTTCTGAAGGAAATTGATGATAAGCTACGGGAACTTGTGCTTGATAGTGAGCGAGACACGAACAATACTGATATTATAGGAGGATTGGTACCAGAGGAGATCAGTACCTCCACCCATGTTGATATGCTCAACCCAAGGACATGCCATGGTTCCAAGTTGAAGGTTAACAGTCGAGGAGGCGAAGAAGGGAAGAATGGGGTTAGCTCCAGTTCAGATTGCTATGCCACTGGTTTGAGTTTCCCTGAAACAGAAATAATTGATTTGATGAGCCCTTCACCATCAGTACGTGCTCGTGGCATTTCTGAATGCCAACATGTGAAGTGCATTGATGTTGAGTTGAGCGAGTCGGATAATGATGTTTCACCTGAACACGCAAGAAAAGCCAGGGAGCTCAGATTGTTCATAGCCAGAATAGGAGATCGAAACTCTTGAGACAAATGTGAAAAATTTGGGCTTCATCAAGATGGATTCTGATCGAGAAGGATGTCTTTGCCATTTCAATTCTTGTTTTAATTTCCATGTATGCCATTTAATGATTTCAGTCTTGGAAATCACAAAAATGGATTTTATATATTCTGTAATTATTCATGTCTCGAATAGAGTAAAAGGGGGAGCAACATAAACAAATTCTAACCATGGGAAGTGAAAGAAAACCActcaaatgaaaatgaaaatgattatCGTAATCTTCTCATCAACtggtttttttaatcaattgaACATCTCCGGGATAACTCCAGGTAGTACAGGGCTTACATTTTGTACAGTGTCACATCATGAAAGCCGATAACCTTGCCCATAATTGGGTTTATCTTCAGTCTCTGTAATCTGACTGAATGTTCGAAATTCATCCATGGCTGGATTAGTGATGTAGGGATTGAACTGGGAACTGGTGATGTACGACTTGAATTGGGTACGGGTATCTGGATTACAATGGAAATGGGATATTGCTGAATTGGAAAATGAACTGGTGATCTGGCAAGAAAATTCACGACTAGAGACATCATTATTATTCATCCTTGGGTAAATGATGCTAGTCGCGGCATATGGAGGGATGGTCGAACCCACAGTTCTAGCAACAGTACCAGAAGAATAGGGAAAATATGAACTTTCGCTGGTTGAGAAGGAGACTTGAGCCCCAGGAAACATTGATGGTTCACGGCCGTAGATGCCACTAATCTGACCATAAATAACAGATGGAACAGGCGTAGGTGGGGGAGCTGGAACAGGTTTCTGCCCAGCTATTCTAACTGCCAAAACTTTACCTGCCATTTTGTACCCATTCATGTATGTGACAGCTGCAGATGCATCAGAGGACTTGTCGAATTCAACAAATCCATAACCTTTACTGAGACCTGTCATTGGATCCTTGATTACTGCAGCCTTGATGATTTTACCGAACGGCAAGAATAGCTCTTTTAACCTTGTTTCATCAGTTACCTGGGATAGATAGCCCACATAAAGAGTTGAATTGTCCACCTCTTTGTTTGATTTTTCATTTGATTTACATTTTGATGTGGGATGGTCAAAACCTCCGCATGTGTCACAACAAGCAGCATTAAAACTGGAATCTTTCAGAGGGCAAGCATATTGTCTGTGGCCTTGCTCCTTGCACAACTGGCATGTGTTTTGATCTTTATATGTTCCCCTCATTTTTGCAAGCTCTGTTAACTGAGCTTTTTTGTGTTCATTATTTTCATCGGCCACCGGAATAAGCAGCTTCTCAACCATAGTCTTGGCAGCATTCAATGCCCTTTGGTTGTCAGCCTCCACGAGGACATGTAATTCTTCAGCCTCAGAATGGTCCCCAAAACCTTTTCCTCTTAGACGAATCTTTGCTCCAGTTTCCTTCTCCATTCTCTTTTGTGTATTTCCCTTAGGTCCAAGAATAAGACCTATGAATTTATAGGTTGGATACTCCCCCACAGGAACAAAAATTTTCTCTGTAAAAGGGTAAGGACTTTGACAGGATAATAGTGTAGCTAACTGAGATAAAATTTTTCGTTGACTTTTCTTGAGTTTCCTCCGTGCACATGCATTTATCTTCATGCCATGGCTAATGTTATCTGGTTTCTGAGGGGATATTTCTTCTGCAGTTTCCTTACCATTAATCTCCGAACTTTGCAGCATTTTGTTTATTTCTATTAACCTCTCCTTCAACCTCAAGACCTCTTGGTTCGTTGAAAGCTCCAAGGAGCTTGATACCTGAAACAAGAAATTTCGAGAATCATCATTATCCCACCTTGTTTTCCTTCTTTTACCAGTCTCAGCAATTAAAGGAGTTTCCTCTTCAGCTCTGAGATCCCACCGACTCTGCTTGTGTTTTCTAGAACTTGTATCAGGCTCCTGCTGTTTAGAAGCACAATCATCATTGACAGTGACACTAAGAAGTCCTATTTTACCATCAAACTCGCTTGTAGCAAATGTACCATTTGATTCGGACTTCAAGTTTTCTTCATTCTGAATCATCTTCTGTGATTTACAGCCTTCTAGTGTCATTTTTCCCAATCTTGAGGAATGCTGAACAAGTTTGGTTACATTATTACTCTGGTGTAACTCTGATGGAGTGACAGTACTTGAAATGGGTCCACTCGTCTTTATAGCAACCATTTTATTTCTGCTTTCTCCATCAGCACTGTCATTGAGTTTATGCCCCAAACCCTTAACATCTGCACTACCACCCCTTAAAAGAGAGAGATTAGAATTTTCCACCGCTTGCTCTTCATCCGATTCCTCGTCTATTTCCTCTTCTGGATCATCTTCTAGATCCTCGACTATTTCCTCTTCTGATTCTTCTTCAGGTTCTTCATCCATTTCTTCTTCTGGATCATCTGCAAGATCCTCAACTATTTCCTCTTCCGATTCTTCTTCGGGTTCTTCATATATTTCTTCCTCTGGATTTTCATCAGGCTCCTCGTGTACTTCATCCTCTGGATCACAATCATTTTCCTCGTTTATTTCCTCTTCTGGATCATCTTCAGACACCGCAACCATGGTATTTCCAGGATCTTCATCAGATTCCTCATATATTTCTACCTCCGAAGCTGCTTCTTCAGATTCCTCATTCATTACATTTTCAGGATCTTCAGAAATTTCCTCATACAACCCGTTTTCTCGATCTTCTTCAGGGTCTTCCTCACTGTCACTCTCACCACACTGCTGTCTCAACTCCTTGGTTTGTAGCTCAGTCATAACATTCTCAGGttcagcatcagcatcagctTCTCCCATTCTTACTGCATTTGGTTGTAATCCAGATACATGCAAAGAGGAAACTGGTTCAATAagacacaaaaaaaattgatgaaataGAGGAACTTCTCAGATTCCAAATCCAAAACTTCCTCAGCCACTTTTCCTACTAACCCCAAAACAGCTCTACAATATACCAGTCCAACTCAAGGAGTTTCTACACTGTATGATCGTGCTATAACCAATGAAAAATCCAGTCCTATGATCATAATCAACTTCCATTTCACATCACAAGAAACACATAGACAACTAGAATAACAAACCAAATGGGATGTGTATCATAACACACTTTTTCGTAAGCATATGTCCATTATTTATAACACAAAAATCcctaatttatatttttttctcacataaaaacaaaattaggGACACCCTGAATCATAAACGGAAAAAGCATAAAGAAATGGCGAAAAAAACCACCCAGAGTGAGTGAAGAAGGCTGAATTATGAGACCAACCTTCTCGACGAAAAACCTAAACCAGAAATCTGGAGTCCCGATTCTGCGACAATGGCTAGGCGTAGATGAACATGCGTGATCTGGGAATTTGCACTTCTCCACCTCACCTAATGGGAAAATGGAATTCAACTCGTTACAATTTGCGAAATAAttgttgggaaaaaaaaaattgttctccCGACCAAGGCAATCTTGGGGATAACGAGGGAGTAAGGAGTTCATTAAGTCGAAAAAAAAGGAgtcattatatttttattattttgtttataaaaataaaaacttaaattaaTCAAGATAAAAATGTCACCCctaaactcaaaaaaaaaaaaaagaccaaaacttttgtgagacgatctcacaagtCGTATTCTGTGagacagatttcttatttgggtcatccatgaaaaaatattattttttatgctaagagtattactttttattgtaaatatcggtaggattgacccgtcttacagataaagattcgtgagaccgtctcacaagagacctactccaaaAAAAACTCTCCTCCCAAAGCTCAAACTAAAAAACTCGACCCAAGAAACTCCACCTTAAAACTTCTTCCAGTTATGAAAATGCTActcaaatatgaacttttttAACCAAATTTAGAAAAAATCGACTCAAATTATAAAGCTCAACCTAAATGTAAAAACTcgaccagatataaaaattcaactcaaattagacccaaatttaaaatatcgaCCAAGTCTCGACCCAAATGTAATAAATCGACCCAAACTCGACTCAAATGTAAAAAACTCGATACAAATATAAAAAACTAGACCCTTATATTTTGACTTacattctattttttattttaaatataccatatgataataaaaaatattataaacgaTAATACCATTTTAAGCTAAAACtatgtttctcaattttaagtCACGTCGAACATAAACTTATATACTTGATTTATGTTATATGGAATAGCATATTGAACTCAGCTCCCATCGATCGATGagataatttgaattttttaaaatttcgtcCATCATTATTCTGCAAAAGCTACCGGCTCAAGAAGAAGAATAAGAGATATCAACATAACAGATCACTGATGACCATGAACCACAAATACCTACATCCATTCAAACAGAACAAGAAGCGCATGAACTTGAACTGACACACACTTCTCCACCAATCTCACCTCTAAAGTTccatgatcaagatcaagaataTAATCTAGAATTTCCACAATTTGATGGAATGAATTTCATTCATCAGTCACAGATGAATATGCATAATGACATCGCTGTATTTATGGCAGATCGGATGGCATCTTCTCTGGATCTTGATCTTTGAAAGACAAATCTTTCTGTACAGATTACTGAAGTACACAAGATTATGAATATACACTCCAGTCAGATATCTGAACTTAAGCATACTCAAAATAGGCACATTGTTGATCTTATATACCGAATTGAGAAGCAAGAAGATGTGCTGACATGACATATTGAAACCCTTGGGAATTAGATATCCAAGATGATTATGTTTATACAAGGTGTAAAGGGTGATGTTAAAAAAAGGGGAAAATCCGAAAGAATGAGACAAATTAAACCTTACTTCTTGTCATCTCAGCACAGGAAGCCACATGGTGGATGTTTTGGTGGTAATGGTCGTGGTCATAGTACTCATCACAGTAGCTCAAGTAGCACATACAAACTAATTCATACCCCTCATCAACCATTCAAGAAAGGATAAATCAGCATATAGAACTATtacaaaattttcataatttattgaTGTGCATTAATATATGTTCTTGTCTCTTACTTATAATAGACAGCTTAGTTTTGACATcatcaaaaattgaaaatttgttgaagaaaaaattataactatTTTTGGTGATCACAAACTAAACTGATCTAATTCAAGCTCATATTAATGCAGATTATTAAACTGAACTAAACTATACTACAAGTACGATGACCAACTTATGCTGTTATCagctaaacttaaccaaaagaTCGAGTTGTTCAACTATTTCGGTCTGATATAGTTTATTCATCAATATGACTTGAATCAAGCTGTTTGAACACTACATATCAACCTTGAAGATCATTCTGTCAACATTTTCTTTGAAGACAAATAGTTTATCTATGAGTTTGTAATAAAGTTGTCAGcaagaataaacaaaaaaagatattttgtttactCCTTTCAACTAGTAtccaagaaatttgaaataGTCGATACTATATTTGACAAAACAAACAAGACATGTGGCTATATCCGCATAATTGTTGGCTACCCAATACATCTGCGAGTAccagatatatatatttattatcacTGTGGACCAAGACCTATAAATAAAGAATGCATCAAGACTAAAGATCACTTGGAAAAATTACTATTGCTTTATCAAACTTCATCAAACATTCAAATCGCATAACACCCTTTAAAAGAATCATCTTTAAGTAGTTTTTACACACACTCAGTTTCCCATCAGATTGTTTAAGGATCAATATTTTGCACTTTGTATTCTCACTTGTCTTTTACAGACGATCATTGTTGTACTGTGAGAATCAATTGTAATTATAAGAAGCCTGTTTATGAACATATAAAGTTGAAGAAAagagtgctaggagtttcagCTCATTAGGGTTTTGAAACCGAACTGAAGTAGGTTTGTACAAGTTGTTGTATTGATCAAATCTTCTAATGGAATTCTTCTGCAAACAGAAGAAGGAGAGACATAGAAGTTTagtcttcgaacttccataaacaacttGTGATGTTAAGACTATCATCTATGCTGATAAGTGAGCTGAAGAAAATTGAGTTGTTGCCTTTCTTATATCATACTCACGAAGTAATCTGAGCAGTTTCCACACTTCGAACACGTATTTAATAGCTCAAATTACTTAGTCTGATTGGAATATAAATGTGAGACCACAAGactaaaatagtattgatgacatttttgtaaataagttgaaaattattcaatttattttgatgacattttcgtaaataagttgaaaattaatgaattaattttaaggacaaAATGATAATTAGCGACATATCTTGaacatatgaagtccaaatgatttaaaatttgaatataccggagaaaactcaaagatatagaagtttcatgttttgagttttggaaattttgatcgtttgactagtccaaagggatataccgacgttaaaatgttaaataatatatattatattaaattattttattttattttattttatttttaatataatataatattaaaataaaaaaattaaaaaaaaacgataAATATGAAACTTACTGTTAACGTAAGTTTTCATTCTTCAGAGAGAAGAGTGGAGAAGAAATAGagttttcgatttttcttttcgGTCCTGCGACTTATCGggttatccaatcgacgaaccgacttcagttctggaatcgttgacacgaggtcttcgatttgagatataaatttttataattttggtgatgtttgaaattcgtcgattttttggaataaatccgataaattgttaaatcatacagaatttgaagattgttgaataatgtatgattttaacgaagtagagaagattatagtgatattattttgaattttcccaatttattataattagggaattttaatcgtttggttgagattgaagaattatttgtcagttggtattaattctgattatatatgtggtagaataaccgacaagaaactaagttttgaagtcggaattgaattaggttatgatttcgatttgatatgaattttttgaaatttcaaaaaatatttgaaacttatattattgattttgaatgatgttattgattgaaatgaatatgttattgatgtagatagattattatattgaaatcttcaagctacattgactggaacgaagaattgaggtatgttgcgatcgGATAGCATAcaacaggtatctgtattatatgatatatgtttgattgattggattgagattacatgtctatatgccttatttgttaagtttatgtggcatacatgacatgcacgttgagttatgatccttggataccctgatatgatttgatttgattctggagtttgtgaacacgatgatatgtttggcattatgtggcccttaaaacatagacattagtggccccgatgattgattgagatttgggatttgatggcgctttgtcgacgctatcatacgagtatccctgattgaggccggcgTGCCAGCTCGagaattgatttgatagcgattcgattgattctgacatgtgctcagtggatgggcatttgacctgatacctccacgacattcatgcattgcatatcatatatcatcgtttagatatctgtggtatatatggtggttgcttcagactgagttttgctcaccccagacggggctgttgttgtctttgtatgtggacaatgacaggtactccaagatatcaggagaccggagagggtactccaggagggagtcacagtttgagttgaagtttagtggtctttcccaatatatatgtttatgtatctatataccgggacatgtcccgaggatatgatttgttgttgtattagttgttttgattatgtgtgggtagattttatgatgtgagatgaaatactattctTAGTATTCAACtaacatattttgggctcattgtaaagaaatttaaactcgttttccgctgtattTAAtgaaccctaatcaaattgcattgtaatcacGATTAGGATTTAAGGGCCCCACAATAAACTTGAGTTGTTAACAAAgcttaatattaatattattttacatagTTTACGTAACAGTTCATTCACCTCATCTAAATTGTTATTTTCGATACCAATCaaggttgattttaaaattttcttttaattaattaaccttAATTTGTGTCAATCTAGTTGAGGACAATTTTtgcatttgtaattttttttattctatatctcaatttttttattataacttaaaaatttatatttaattaattataatatcttaTAAAAGTGAATAACCTACTGacaaaatttctattttttaaaaaatttagcctacgatatttttaattttataccaaattttaaaaaaattttgataaatcaaaatttttactcccaattttttatattttcgtgGAAGAAAATCGACAAATATtcttatatcataataaaattcaggataaaatatatgtaaaattaaattttaatatcaaaataaaatatttttattatcttatattttatttatatacgaTAAAATATGTGCCAATCtttctaaaatattaaaattttagtagtTAACAACAAAATTGcctatttgatatttttaaggTAAATCAAAATTCTATAATATAAGGAAATATACTATAAGGATGATTTTgtctaataataaattaattaggtAAAGTGAAGTGTTATCTAACATTTTTAAAGTGTAAATAACACTCtcctacacacacacatatatatttatgtgtgtatgttgggtgcaataattttcCTCGTTGGttagaacaatcgaaacatTGTGTTTGACATGTTGTacagtttaaaaaatttgaatcgtaCCGTTACCACTAACTATAGCTTTTTGTAAAGCTACAAACACTCGTTCctacaatatatatattatatatattactacCAAAAATTCATGCACAAATTTGTGCCATTTAAATGTACATTTATTTTGAGTATTTCATCTTTTCACAATTGTCCAAGCTTTATCGCCTGACAAAATTTCGAAtata
The DNA window shown above is from Primulina huaijiensis isolate GDHJ02 chromosome 12, ASM1229523v2, whole genome shotgun sequence and carries:
- the LOC140989680 gene encoding uncharacterized protein — its product is MGEADADAEPENVMTELQTKELRQQCGESDSEEDPEEDRENGLYEEISEDPENVMNEESEEAASEVEIYEESDEDPGNTMVAVSEDDPEEEINEENDCDPEDEVHEEPDENPEEEIYEEPEEESEEEIVEDLADDPEEEMDEEPEEESEEEIVEDLEDDPEEEIDEESDEEQAVENSNLSLLRGGSADVKGLGHKLNDSADGESRNKMVAIKTSGPISSTVTPSELHQSNNVTKLVQHSSRLGKMTLEGCKSQKMIQNEENLKSESNGTFATSEFDGKIGLLSVTVNDDCASKQQEPDTSSRKHKQSRWDLRAEEETPLIAETGKRRKTRWDNDDSRNFLFQVSSSLELSTNQEVLRLKERLIEINKMLQSSEINGKETAEEISPQKPDNISHGMKINACARRKLKKSQRKILSQLATLLSCQSPYPFTEKIFVPVGEYPTYKFIGLILGPKGNTQKRMEKETGAKIRLRGKGFGDHSEAEELHVLVEADNQRALNAAKTMVEKLLIPVADENNEHKKAQLTELAKMRGTYKDQNTCQLCKEQGHRQYACPLKDSSFNAACCDTCGGFDHPTSKCKSNEKSNKEVDNSTLYVGYLSQVTDETRLKELFLPFGKIIKAAVIKDPMTGLSKGYGFVEFDKSSDASAAVTYMNGYKMAGKVLAVRIAGQKPVPAPPPTPVPSVIYGQISGIYGREPSMFPGAQVSFSTSESSYFPYSSGTVARTVGSTIPPYAATSIIYPRMNNNDVSSREFSCQITSSFSNSAISHFHCNPDTRTQFKSYITSSQFNPYITNPAMDEFRTFSQITETEDKPNYGQGYRLS
- the LOC140989681 gene encoding single-strand DNA endonuclease 1 yields the protein MGVKNLWDILESCKKTLPLHHLQNKRVCVDLSCWMVQLQSVNRSHCATKEKVYLRGLFHRLRALIALNCSLIFVTDGAIPAVKLSTYRRRLNNAENEAIADAANHCKVSSIKRNMGSEFSRMIKEAEVLALALGIPCLNGLEEAEAQCALLNSESLCDGCFTTDSDAFLFGARTVYRDICLGEGGYVICYEMDDIERFLGFGRNSLISLAVLLGSDYTQGVRGFGPESACQFVKSIGDSTVLRRLALEGLSIVKKQKSSKRKEQTLTSKHEEHFAILKTNFVGNGCNLPIDNQFLKVIDAYLKPKCHSAESVAVHRALSLYTFGRSQLHQICAQFFDWPPEKTDEYILPKIAERDLRRFSNLCYTSSQLGVHLPIDEMPVKCPVSSIVKKRISRGRDYFEVTWEDMHGLKASVVPADLVESACPEKIMEFHERKAQEKKPKHKSRPKKVGKTVLKEIDDKLRELVLDSERDTNNTDIIGGLVPEEISTSTHVDMLNPRTCHGSKLKVNSRGGEEGKNGVSSSSDCYATGLSFPETEIIDLMSPSPSVRARGISECQHVKCIDVELSESDNDVSPEHARKARELRLFIARIGDRNS